The sequence TCGGTACTCTTGCGCGCTTTTTTCGCACCAGGAGTCCCCCATGTCCTTGCGTTCCGTCTGCGTCTTCTGCGGCGCCAGCCCCGGCGCCAAGCCGATCTACCGTGAAACCGCGGCCATGCTGGGGCATACCCTGGCCGAGCGCGGCATCACGCTGGTCTACGGCGGCGGCGCAGTGGGCCTGATGGGCACCGTGGCCGATGCGGCCCTGGCCGCCGGCGGCGAGGTCATCGGGGTGATTCCGCAGAGCCTGGTGGACGCCGAGGTGGGCCACAACGGCCTGACTCGCCTGGAAGTGGTGGACGGCATGCACGCGCGCAAGGCGCGCATGGCCGAGCTGTCCGACGCCTTCATCGCATTGCCCGGCGGCCTCGGCACCCTGGAAGAGCTCTTCGAGATCTGGACCTGGGGCCAGTTGGGCTATCACAACAAGCCCCTGGGCCTGCTGGAAGTGAACAGTTTCTACGACAAGCTCACCGACTTCCTCGACCACCTGGTGGAAGAGCGCTTCGTCCGCGACCAGCACCGCGGCATGCTGCAGGTCGGCGGCCACCCGGAAATCCTGCTGGACCGACTGGAAGCCTGGCGCCCGAGCGCCGCCCCCAAGTGGGTCGATCGCAAGCCGCACTGACCGCCACGCCGTCGCGCTAGACTGGGGCATCGCGCGCAGCGCCAGGAGCCCCCATGGCTGACGACGAACGGATCAAGGTCTACTACAACAGCGCCTGCCCGGTGTGCAAAGCCGGTATCGAAGGCCAGATGGGCAAGACCACCGCCTGCCAGGTGGAATGGGCCGACGTCCACCGGGATAACGACGCGGTGATTGAGATCGGCGAGAACCTGGAGTACGTCCGCGAACGCCTGCACCTGGTGGACGAACAGGGCGTCAAGCGCATGGGGATGGACGCCTTCATCGTGCTCTGGCGGCACTCGCCGGGGGAACGCTGGAAAGCCCGGCTATTCTCCCTGCCGCTGATCCACGGCGCGGCGCAACTGGCCTACAAGGCCTTCGCCCGCCTCCTCTATCGCTGGAACAAGGCCAAGCGCCACTGGTGAAACGGATGACCACCACACTCGAAACCCTCGACAGCATTTCCCCCGCCGACCGCCAGCGCCTGGTGGAGGTCTGGGAGGCCGCCG is a genomic window of Pseudomonas resinovorans NBRC 106553 containing:
- a CDS encoding TIGR00730 family Rossman fold protein encodes the protein MSLRSVCVFCGASPGAKPIYRETAAMLGHTLAERGITLVYGGGAVGLMGTVADAALAAGGEVIGVIPQSLVDAEVGHNGLTRLEVVDGMHARKARMAELSDAFIALPGGLGTLEELFEIWTWGQLGYHNKPLGLLEVNSFYDKLTDFLDHLVEERFVRDQHRGMLQVGGHPEILLDRLEAWRPSAAPKWVDRKPH
- a CDS encoding DUF393 domain-containing protein, with the translated sequence MADDERIKVYYNSACPVCKAGIEGQMGKTTACQVEWADVHRDNDAVIEIGENLEYVRERLHLVDEQGVKRMGMDAFIVLWRHSPGERWKARLFSLPLIHGAAQLAYKAFARLLYRWNKAKRHW